A genomic segment from Daphnia pulex isolate KAP4 chromosome 5, ASM2113471v1 encodes:
- the LOC124194959 gene encoding ATP-binding cassette sub-family G member 1-like — MDTEIKLSGWSPALMAGKTKLQEGGSLDLTFCDLSYCVGKGKKLKTILHQISGSFKSGQLTAILGPSGAGKTSLMNILAGLKKSGTQGKVYVNGAERDFKTFRKKSAYITQKDHLLRNLTVDEYMISAAHLKLGNAVSNKEKISTIELVMKTLGLTNSQHTRISRLSGGECKRLSIALELIDNPSVLFLDEPTSGLDSSSSLQCVALLREIARSGRTVIATIHQPSFRMLNHFDHLYIVASGSCIYQGPVGSLISYFKSMNLNCPSFHNPADFALDVASGEYGDVLERLVSGVENGRKVYQDTSMETTTSAVVSSSQNNTGDIDADEEVSMLSGLPKKKLATGNRLMYATPFHTQVAVLLGRTWRTIWRDKILTTMRLGVHVVVAILVGFLYWQIGDDAASIFNNVGMIFFNMLFIMAAAMMPTVLTFALDTEVLIREHLNQWYSLKAYYLARTLADIPFQIFYPVVYLVPVYLMTDQPMSLERFGLLLAMMIWLSLVGQGFGLFFGAAFDIQVASFFAPTSIVPIFLLSGFFVTFDSIPRYISWLTYFSFARYGFEGSMLSVYGYDRSPLSCSESYCHFRFPEKFLEQFDLTRSSYSWSVVGLLVNYILIRTAGYLALRFKLRHVR, encoded by the exons ATGGACACCGAAATTAAACTAAGTGGATGGAGCCCAGCACTGATGGCAGGCAAAACCAAACTCCAAGAGGGAGGTTCACTGGATCTCACATTCTGTGATCTGAGCTATTGTGTGGGAAAAG gcaagaaattaaaaacaattttacacCAAATCAGCGGCTCCTTCAAGTCGGGCCAGCTCACCGCTATTTTAGGGCCGTCTGGAGCAGGGAAAACATCGCTAATGAACATTCTAGCCGGCTTGAA gAAAAGTGGAACACAGGGCAAAGTTTATGTCAATGGGGCGGAACGAGATTTCAAAACCTTCCGCAAAAAGTCTGCCTACATCACTCAAAAGGATCACCTTTTGAGGAACCTAACTGTTGACGAGTACATGATCTCCGCCGCCCATCTCAAACTGGGCAACGCCGTttccaacaaagaaaagatttcGACA atAGAACTCGTTATGAAGACGCTGGGATTGACAAATAGCCAACACACACGAATTTCGCGCTTATCCGGCGGTGAATGCAAGCGGCTGTCTATCGCACTAGAACTAATTGACAATCCATCCGTCTTGTTTTTGGACGAACCAACCAG TGGATTGGACAGCTCGTCTAGTTTGCAGTGCGTTGCCCTGTTACGTGAAATTGCCAGGAGTGGCAGAAcg GTGATCGCTACTATCCATCAGCCAAGTTTTCGGATGCTGAACCACTTTGATCATCTCTACATTGTAGCCAGTGGATCATGCATCTACCAAGGACCTGTTGGGTCTCTGATTTCTTACTTCAAATCCATGAATTTGAATTGTCCGAGTTTTCACAATCCAGCTGATTTTG CACTGGATGTTGCCTCTGGAGAATATGGCGACGTGCTGGAAAGGCTGGTCTCCGGTGTGGAAAACGGGCGCAAGGTTTACCAAGATACTTCAATGGAGACGACGACATCAGCTGTGGTAAGCAGTAGCCAGAATA ATACCGGAGATATTGACGCTGACGAAGAAGTTTCCATGTTGAGCGGCCTTCCCAAGAAGAAGTTGGCGACTGGAAATCGACTGATGTACGCCACGCCATTTCATACGCAAGTGGCTGTTTTACTTGGGCGGACATGGCGAACGATATGGAGAGACAAA ATCCTGACGACGATGCGTCTGGGTGTTCATGTGGTCGTGGCCATCCTGGTGGGATTTCTTTACTGGCAGATCGGAGATGACGCCGCCTCCATCTTCAACAACGTCGGGATGATCTTCTTCAACATGCTCTTCATCATGGCCGCGGCCATGATGCCAACCGTCCTCACtt ttGCCTTGGACACGGAGGTACTGATTCGAGAGCATTTGAATCAATGGTACAGTCTCAAAGCCTACTACCTGGCCAGGACGTTGGCCGACATTCCGTTCCAGATTTTCTACCCGGTTGTTTATTTAGTACCCGTTTACCTGATGACCGACCAACCGATGAGCCTTGAACGCTTCGGCCTCCTGCTGGCAATGATGATCTGGTTGTCGTTGGTGGGACAAGGTTTTGGTCTCTTTTTCGGCGCCGCCTTCGACATCCAGGTGGCTTCGTTCTTTGCCCCGACGAGCATCGTCCCCATCTTCCTCCTGTCGGGATTCTTCGTCACTTTCGATTCCATCCCGAGGTACATCAGCTGGTTGACTTATTTCAGTTTTGCCCGCTACGGGTTCGAAGGATCCATGCTATCCGTTTACGGCTACGACCGGTCGCCTCTCAGCTGTTCGGAATCTTACTGCCATTTCCGCTTCCCCGAAAAGTTTCTAGAGCAATTTGACCTCACCAGGAGCTCCTACAGTTGGTCTGTGGTCGGTTTGTTGGTTAATTACATTCTGATCAGAACGGCTGGTTACTTGGCCTTGCGTTTCAAACTGAGGCACGTCCGTTGA
- the LOC124194961 gene encoding uridine 5'-monophosphate synthase-like, whose translation MDELATKLFDIQAVKFGSFTLKGGQVSPIYFDFRLIISYPAILEKVAGLLWKKCAYNANVDLICGVPYTALPIATLISVTNRVPMLLRRKEAKDYGTKKLIEGDFRPGMNCIIVEDVVTTGTSVLETAVELRKLGILVTHAIVLLDRRQGGKENLAKHGIELSAVFHVEEIMASLEKQSKVDHKVAEEVMDFIRGHQQSIVSRNPRLHESLEERRSSSKHPVATRLFELMMAKKSNLCVAADLTSLDEVIKLAESIGPKIVVLKIHVDILEDFSLAKMKQLRKVAKAHEFLIMEDRKFADIANTVQQQFHGGVYKISEWADLITAHPLAGPEMITHLFGDSSSDSRRTCGCVLILEMSTKNALTSQDYSKEAAKWGLIASDIVAGFVGQSPPDADFSGWIQFTPGVNSASKSGDSKGQQYCSPAEAVLERGADIIIVGRGLIKSSDVVATAENYRSEGWTALTKRITNP comes from the exons ATGGATGAATTAGCTACCAAGCTGTTTGACATCCAGGCCGTCAAATTTGGTTCCTTCACATTGAAAGGTGGACAAGTATCACCTATCTATTTCGACTTTCGACTGATTATTTCTTATCCCGCTATTTTG GAAAAAGTGGCAGGGTTACTGTGGAAAAAATGTGCATACAATGCAAATGTTGATCTTATATGTGGTGTTCCATATACTGCTCTGCCGATAGCCACTCTCATCTCGGTTACCAATCGAGTACCAATGCTTCTGAGGCGAAAAGAAGCCAAAGATTACGGCAcaaagaaattgattgaagGTGATTTCAGACCGGGAATGAATTGCATCATTGTGGAAGACGTTGTTACTACAGGAACCAGTGTCCTTGAAACAGCAGTTGAGTTGAGAAAACTTGGCATTTTAGTTACACATGCAATTGTGTTGCTTGACCGTAGACAAGGTGGGAAGGAAAATTTGGCAAAGCATGGCATTGAATTGAGTGCTGTGTTTCATGTAGAAGAG atCATGGCATCCttggaaaaacaaagcaaagtGGATCACAAAGTTGCTGAAGAAGTTATGGACTTCATTAGAGGCCACCAGCAGTCTATAGTGTCTCGAAATCCTCGCCTGCATGAGTCGCTTGAGGAACGTAGATCCAGTTCTAAACATCCTGTAGCAACGCGTCTGTTCGAATTGATGATGGCAAAGAAGTCAAATCTATGCGTTGCTGCTGATTTGACAAGTTTGGATGAAGTTATCAAGTTGGCAGAATCCATTGGCCCAAAGATTGTTGTTCTCAAGATTCATGTCGACATTCTAgaagatttttctttggctAAAATGAAGCAACTAAGAAAGGTCGCCAAAGCTCACGAATTTCTCATCATGGAAGATCG aaaatttgcTGATATTGCTAACACagtgcagcagcagtttcACGGAGGCGTTTACAAAATTAGTGAATGGGCCGATCTGATTACTGCTCATCCACTTGCAGGACCAGAGATGATTACTCACTTGTTTGGTGATTCTTCATCCGATAGCCGTCGAACTTGTGGTTGTGTTCTCATTCTAGAAATGAGCACCAAAAATGCTCTCACCAGCCAAGACTACTCGAAAG AAGCCGCTAAGTGGGGCTTGATTGCTTCCGATATTGTTGCTGGTTTCGTTGGACAGTCTCCACCAGATGCTGACTTCTCTGGCTGGATCCAATTTACACCCGGTGTCAATTCCGCATCCAAGTCTGGCGATTCCAAAGGGCAGCAGTACTGTTCACCGGCTGAAGCGGTGCTGGAACGTGGCGCCGATATCATCATCGTCGGCAGGGGGCTGATCAAGAGCTCCGACGTGGTGGCTACCGCGGAGAACTATCGCTCTGAAGGCTGGACCGCTCTCACTAAACGAATCACTAATCCTTAA
- the LOC124194957 gene encoding cell wall integrity and stress response component 4-like has protein sequence MEKFMNRNRRILVITAMVLLPSLLVSSLWMTNKRMKNVQRINDVNGVGLDDKIKPGNQIVYTNRLREKVANSRVPSQKSRYGSSSYSQLQVINKDPVYQISSYDADYYSNQADPYLYPEDMPYLECNKGKKKKKVLKASLILGSVGLALGKLGLISISSLLVVEDTTTTSTSTSTSTSTSTSTSTSTSTSTSTSTTSTTSTTSTTSTTSTTTSTTTTTMMPMTCSTTTTTATGSYKTVRNPGIQVEQCLSITVTAGSHVTMICTSVYTAGGTYVTILDSSGTSIIANPPTVNVAYTSVDNTLLIKSLASSANSDVLCCTWSTT, from the exons atggaaaaatttatgaaCAGGAACCGTCGCATTCTTGTCATCACTGCCATG GTTCTGTTGCCTAGTTTACTGGTGTCGTCGCTGTGGATGACCAATAAgcgaatgaaaaatgttcagAGGATAAATGATGTCAACGGAGTGGGGCTGGACGACAAAATCAAGCCCGGAAATCAAATCGTTTACACAAATCGCCTACGTGAAAAGGTAGCAAACAGCCGCGTCCCCAGCCAAAAGAGTCGATACGGAAGCTCCTCATATTCGCAACTGCAAGTCATTAATAAAGACCCAGTTTACCAGATTAGTTCTTACGATGCCGATTATTATTCCAACCAAGCCGATCCTTATCTCTACCCGGAGGATATGCCTTATCTGGAATGCAATAAAG gcaagaagaagaagaaggttttgAAGGCCAGTCTCATTTTGGGGTCGGTCGGGTTAGCTCTCGGCAAATTAGGCCTAATCTCTATCTCATCCCTTCTGGTGGTCGAGGACACGACTACAACCTCAACATCGACATCCACGTCAACGTCGACGTCAACATCAACATCTACATCCACATCGACGTCAACTTCAACATcaacaacttcaacgacaTCTACCACTTCAACAacgtcgacgacgtcgacgacgacatcgacgacaacgacgacaatgATGCCTA TGACTTGTAGTACTACAACAACGACTGCAACGGGAAGCTACAAAACAGTCCGCAATCCTGGCATCCAGGTGGAACAGTGTCTGTCCATCACTGTAACTGCCGGTAGCCACGTCACAATGATTTGCACGTCCGTCTACACGGCAGGTGGAACTTACGTTACG ATCCTCGATTCGAGCGGAACTTCGATCATCGCCAACCCGCCCACCGTCAATGTGGCGTACACTTCGGTGGACAACACGTTGCTGATCAAATCACTCGCCAGTAGTGCTAATTCTGACGTACTCTGCTGCACTTGGTCGACAACGTAG
- the LOC124194960 gene encoding cytochrome P450 3A2-like has protein sequence MDALEILSSPITWAVTVGTLYIFYRYVTSTFNYFSDQGIPGPKPMPFFGNMWGIWKLSISEYDMSLVKKHGKVFGYYDGPQPNLWITDLELIKAIFVKDFDHFVDRRTLNFKTKIVRKWLTVVKGKEWKDIRSSVTPAFTTGKIKRMSLLIKECVEILSNRISAVAQSEGKMNAKLIYGAFTMDVIARCAFGLKIDSLGNKDDPFIKNAQFIFNPPTNKTPLILLPFMYPKLFSLVGESMFVTKQLKFFFELLENILRERAQSEQKYHDFIEMAQEAISEFTKVVDGKTVPMWSPEEIKEIVIGQSTLFLLAGFDQTATTLTNTCFQLARNPDIQEKLHETILQKLEDYEDVCHEMVQDMPYLEQIIQEVLRFYPAALRTERLCTKDISYDHGGGRVHIKKGVLVTVPIYAVHHSEEYYPDPETFDPERWSPENKAKRNPYSFMAFGAGPRNCIGMRFAMEELKFAITALVKQFRFFPVEETPEKLRFDVGFQPALQPMNAILGIELRQPN, from the exons ATGGATGCGTTGGAAATTCTCTCTTCGCCCATCACTTGGGCGGTAACAGTCGGCACTCTGTACATCTTTTACAG GTATGTCACGTCTACCTTCAATTACTTTTCTGATCAAGGAATTCCTGGCCCCAAACCAATGCCCTTTTTCGGCAATATGTGGGGCATCTGGAAATTG AGTATTTCAGAGTACGACATGTCATTGGTGAAAAAGCACGGCAAAGTGTTCGGTTATTATGACGGACCGCAACCGAACCTGTGGATAACAGACTTGGAATTGATCAAGGCCATCTTTGTCAAAGATTTTGATCATTTTGTTGACCGCAGA ACTCTTAActtcaaaacgaaaattgtcCGGAAATGGTTGACAGTCGTGAAGGGCAAAGAGTGGAAGGATATCAGGTCGTCAGTTACTCCAGCGTTCACTACTGGGAAAATCAAGCgc ATGTCGCTGCTGATTAAAGAATGCGTTGAAATATTGAGTAATAGAATTAGCGCTGTCGCCCAAAGTGAAGGAAAGATGAACGCCAaact GATTTATGGCGCTTTCACGATGGACGTAATTGCTAGGTGCGCTTTTGGCCTTAAAATCGACAGTCTTGGTAACAAAGACGACCCGTTTATTAAAAATGCTCAGTTCATTTTCAACCCTCCAACTAATAAAACACCACTCATCTTACTACCCT TCATGTACCCCAAGTTGTTTTCCTTGGTTGGCGAAAGTATGTTTGTTACCAAAcagttgaaattctttttcgaacTATTGGAGAATATTCTCCGAGAGCGAGCGCAATCGGAACAG AAATACCACGACTTTATTGAAATGGCCCAAGAGGCCATCTCCGAATTCACGAAGGTAGTCGATGGCAAAACGGTGCCGATGTGGTCACCCGAGgagataaaagaaattgtgatAGGCCAG TCGACGCTGTTCTTGTTAGCCGGGTTCGATCAGACGGCCACCACCTTGACCAACACCTGCTTCCAACTGGCCAGGAATCCGGATATTCAGGAAAAGCTGCACGAAACCATCTTGCAGAAACTGGAAGATTAT gAAGATGTATGTCACGAAATGGTCCAAGATATGCCCTATCTCGAACAGATTATCCAAGAGGTTTTGCGCTTTTATCCTGCAGCTCTACG AACTGAGCGCCTGTGTACGAAAGATATCTCTTACGATCATGGCGGTGGTCGTGttcacataaaaaaaggagttttaGTTACCGTTCCAATCTATGCCGTTCACCACTCAGAGGAATACTACCCTGACCCAGAAACGTTTGATCCAGAAag GTGGAGCCCCGAGAACAAAGCCAAGCGCAACCCGTACAGTTTCATGGCGTTCGGGGCGGGTCCGCGCAACTGCATTGGGATGCGCTTTGCCATGGAAGAGCTCAAATTTGCTATCACCGCACTGGTCAAGCAATTTCGGTTCTTTCCAGTTGAAGAAACTCCG GAAAAACTCCGTTTTGATGTTGGATTCCAGCCAGCTTTACAGCCTATGAACGCCATATTGGGCATTGAACTCCGTCAACCCaactaa